TGGTTACAATGGGCTGGGCAGCAACTCACTTCAGCAGCCTTCTGTTGCTGGTCTACCCGCAGAAGTGGAAGCAGCACCAGACCTGAATTATAAAATGCCCATCATGCGGCCAAACCCTGCCACTGACTTTCAGCTGCTTGCGATCAAACCAGATTCTTCCATCCATTACCACCTCCTGATTATAAAACCGGAATAGGGTCGCTTTTTCCCCTTAGAAAAACAAGTATACCTGCGTTTGCCCAGCTCCACAACTCGCAAAAACCCCGACCTCAAGCATCAAGCGATGAAAACACCCTACGCCTGTCAACAAGCGGGCAAGCAGCTTCTCTTTGTTTTAGCGCTCCTTTTGGCTAACCACATCGCCCAGTCACAAGGCTCCCGCGCCGTAACCCAGGATATTCAGCAGCATTTCATTCCTCTGTCTGGCTCACCCGAAATACTTCCGCCAGCGTTCCTGCAAAAGCTGGAGGGCAAGCGATTAGTTGGTTTGGGAGAAGCAACCCATGGCACTGCCGAGTTCGAGCAAATGTTCTCCCTCCTGGCCAGGAGCTTGGTGCTGGAGCGGGGTTTCAACGTCGTTATACTTGCAGAGGCCAACTTTTACGACACGCGCGCCCTGAACGATTATGTGGTGTACGGTAAGGGGAATGCGGAAACAGCCGTCCGGCACATACGCCACAGCCCTACTTTACTCGTGGATGATGAGGAAGCCAGAAAGCTTGCCGAATGGATTCGCGCGCACAACAGGACAAAAGTCGTAGAAGACCGGGTGTGGATGCTCGGAATAGATGCCATGGCTCTTGGCGGGGGAGCCTACAATGCTTTGAAGCTGTGCCGTGAGCGAAACATCCCGCTGCCACCAGCAACGCACCAGTACCTAAGCGAGCTCGCTTCCCTTTCGGCTGACATGTATGAGAACTATGCCAGAACGCTCCCGCTGGATACGGCCCTTGCCAGGTTAGCTCCTTTGCTACGGGCTGTGCAGCACCAAAAATACAAGCCTGATTTAAATGAAGAACAGCAATGGTTGCTGCAGAGTGTGATGACGCTGGAAAAGGCAATCAGTTTCCTATACGACCACCATGTAAAGCACGAATGGTCTAAGCAGCAGTTCCGGGACGAAGCCATGCTTGCCAACATTAAATGGGTGCTTGAAAGAAGGCCTGCTGCCAAAATGATAATTTATGGGCATAACGGACACATGGGGAAAGAAGTAGGCTATCAGTTCTTCAACGGCTACACGCACCTGGGTGGCTTGTTGCATAGCACTTACGGAAAAGACTTCTATGCTATCTGCACCGAAGCCCATGCCGGTAGCTTCTGGGCCGGAAAAGACAACCCAACCAGCAGCATAGCT
Above is a window of Pontibacter akesuensis DNA encoding:
- a CDS encoding erythromycin esterase family protein; amino-acid sequence: MKTPYACQQAGKQLLFVLALLLANHIAQSQGSRAVTQDIQQHFIPLSGSPEILPPAFLQKLEGKRLVGLGEATHGTAEFEQMFSLLARSLVLERGFNVVILAEANFYDTRALNDYVVYGKGNAETAVRHIRHSPTLLVDDEEARKLAEWIRAHNRTKVVEDRVWMLGIDAMALGGGAYNALKLCRERNIPLPPATHQYLSELASLSADMYENYARTLPLDTALARLAPLLRAVQHQKYKPDLNEEQQWLLQSVMTLEKAISFLYDHHVKHEWSKQQFRDEAMLANIKWVLERRPAAKMIIYGHNGHMGKEVGYQFFNGYTHLGGLLHSTYGKDFYAICTEAHAGSFWAGKDNPTSSIAQNKKKIGLAIGQAVDAPAGLLELNATPALTAYFNSPLYMTFGNLTGTNYSPASTVNLASAFDALLFVRESTPKVPVKPKSALKRFSFNLVMQPAQLAQLAEKESISVSVQSGHTPLGTSLSGEGAYVSLMFLDSQNQIVGYQATWLTADMKLHEQHYPLPPGSARMMLTVTGSNVAELHLADLQVNGIKIDLSKMKYYGEGYDTSIAAGRIVLKERG